A stretch of the Archangium violaceum genome encodes the following:
- the rtcR gene encoding RNA repair transcriptional activator RtcR: protein MAKTRARETVVIGMLGSILDAGRGPKRWEKWRPTVALCQQEDLLVHRLELLHQSAHAEMARQVAEDIAQVSPETRVRLTAMDIQNPWDLEETYTALLDYAKAYPFQPEQEDYLVHITTGTHIAQITMFLLAESRHIPARLIQTSPPPSGRDYGGPGSHALIDLDLSKYDKLARRFQQEQREGLSFLKAGIDTRNPAFNRLIERIEQVATSSRAPLLLTGPTGAGKSQLARRIYQLKKARRHVSGPFVDINCATLRGDGAMSALFGHVKGAFTGALADRPGLLRQANGGVLFLDEIGELGADEQAMLLRALEDKRFLPVGSDKEVESDFQLIAGTNRDLQAEVERGRFREDLLARINLWTFRLPPLRERPEDIAPNLLYELDQASQVMGTRVTMNKEAQEHFLRFATSPEARWSGNFRDLNAAVLRMATLAPGGRITREGVDEELERLRAAWSRSGPRREASVDLVVRVLGEERAAELDRFDRAQLAEVLDVCRQARSMSDAGRALFAQSRAQKKSVNDADRLRKYLARFGLSWADVSGRAIAEEA, encoded by the coding sequence ATGGCGAAGACTCGGGCGCGCGAGACGGTGGTCATCGGGATGCTGGGCTCCATCCTCGACGCGGGGCGGGGCCCCAAGCGCTGGGAGAAGTGGCGCCCCACGGTGGCGCTCTGTCAGCAGGAGGACCTGTTGGTGCACCGCCTGGAGCTGCTCCATCAGAGCGCCCATGCCGAAATGGCCCGGCAGGTGGCCGAGGACATCGCCCAGGTGTCACCGGAGACGCGGGTGCGCCTGACCGCCATGGACATCCAGAACCCGTGGGACCTGGAGGAGACCTACACGGCGCTGCTCGACTACGCGAAGGCGTACCCCTTCCAGCCCGAGCAGGAGGACTACCTCGTCCACATCACCACCGGCACGCACATCGCCCAGATAACGATGTTCCTCCTGGCGGAGAGCCGGCACATCCCCGCGCGGCTCATCCAGACGTCTCCACCTCCCTCGGGGAGGGACTACGGCGGCCCGGGCTCCCACGCCCTCATCGACCTGGACCTGTCGAAGTACGACAAGCTGGCGCGGCGCTTCCAGCAGGAGCAGCGCGAGGGTCTGTCCTTCCTCAAGGCGGGCATCGACACGCGCAACCCGGCCTTCAACCGGCTCATCGAGCGGATCGAACAGGTGGCCACGAGCTCTCGCGCGCCACTGCTCCTCACCGGGCCCACGGGGGCTGGCAAGTCCCAGCTCGCCAGACGCATCTACCAGCTCAAGAAGGCGCGGCGGCACGTGAGCGGTCCGTTCGTGGACATCAACTGCGCCACCCTGCGCGGGGATGGGGCCATGTCCGCGCTCTTCGGCCACGTGAAGGGAGCCTTCACCGGAGCGCTGGCGGACCGGCCGGGGCTCCTGCGCCAGGCGAATGGGGGCGTGCTGTTCCTGGATGAGATTGGCGAGCTGGGCGCGGATGAGCAGGCCATGTTGCTGCGAGCGCTCGAGGACAAGCGCTTCCTGCCGGTGGGCTCGGACAAGGAGGTGGAGAGTGATTTCCAGCTCATCGCCGGCACCAACCGGGACCTGCAGGCCGAGGTGGAGCGCGGACGCTTCCGGGAGGATCTGCTGGCGCGCATCAACCTGTGGACCTTCCGCCTGCCGCCCCTGCGCGAGCGGCCCGAGGACATCGCCCCCAACCTCCTCTACGAGCTGGATCAGGCCTCCCAGGTGATGGGGACGCGGGTGACGATGAACAAGGAGGCCCAGGAGCACTTCCTGCGCTTCGCCACGTCGCCCGAGGCGCGCTGGAGCGGCAACTTCCGCGACCTCAACGCGGCGGTGCTGCGCATGGCCACGCTCGCCCCGGGCGGGCGCATCACCCGCGAGGGCGTGGACGAAGAGCTGGAGCGACTGCGCGCCGCGTGGTCCAGGAGCGGGCCCAGGCGGGAGGCTTCGGTGGACCTCGTGGTGCGGGTGCTCGGCGAGGAACGGGCGGCGGAGCTGGATCGCTTCGATCGGGCACAGCTCGCGGAGGTGCTCGATGTGTGCCGACAGGCGCGCTCGATGTCCGACGCGGGTCGGGCCCTCTTCGCGCAATCCCGAGCACAGAAGAAGAGCGTCAACGACGCGGACCGGTTGCGGAAGTACCTCGCCCGCTTTGGCCTGAGCTGGGCCGACGTGTCCGGACGAGCGATCGCCGAAGAAGCCTGA
- a CDS encoding RtcB family protein — MQTQRNYEVLSNEAGGVPIKAWTVGVPFEDEAKKQLRAMASLPFIHKWVAVMPDVHRGFGATVGSVVATAGAVIPAAVGVDIGCGMIAVRTTLRAEQLPDSLGKVRSAIEQAVPHGRTDNGGRNDRGAWKDAPAMHREAWARLKPGYDAIIEKHPHINRGPDLGHLGTLGTGNHFIEVCLDESGQVWLMLHSGSRGVGNRIGSHFIELAKEDMRRFFIHLPEQDLAYLPEGTEHFEDYLHAVSWAQEYAAMNRELMLRSVVEALKASGELPEFELTEAAVNCHHNYVSREHHYGKNVLVTRKGAVRAREGDLGIIPGSMGARSYIVRGKGNAEAFESCSHGAGRVMSREAAKRRFTLEDHAKATAGIECRKDAEVIDETPGAYKPIDAVMAAQADLVDVVHTLRQVVCVKG; from the coding sequence ATGCAGACGCAGCGCAACTACGAGGTTCTGTCGAACGAGGCGGGTGGGGTGCCCATCAAGGCGTGGACGGTGGGTGTGCCGTTCGAGGACGAGGCGAAGAAGCAGTTGCGCGCGATGGCGTCCCTGCCGTTCATCCACAAGTGGGTGGCGGTGATGCCGGACGTGCACCGCGGGTTCGGCGCGACGGTGGGGAGCGTGGTGGCGACGGCGGGCGCGGTGATTCCGGCGGCGGTGGGGGTGGACATCGGCTGCGGGATGATCGCCGTGCGGACGACGTTGCGCGCGGAGCAGCTCCCGGACTCGCTGGGGAAGGTGCGCTCGGCCATCGAGCAGGCGGTGCCGCACGGCCGTACCGACAACGGGGGCCGCAACGACCGGGGTGCGTGGAAGGACGCGCCCGCCATGCACCGCGAGGCGTGGGCCCGCCTGAAGCCCGGCTATGACGCCATCATCGAGAAGCACCCGCACATCAACCGGGGCCCGGACCTCGGGCACCTCGGGACGCTGGGGACGGGGAACCACTTCATCGAGGTGTGCCTGGATGAGTCCGGCCAGGTGTGGCTGATGCTGCACAGCGGTTCGCGCGGGGTGGGGAACCGGATCGGAAGCCACTTCATCGAGCTGGCGAAGGAGGACATGCGCCGCTTCTTCATCCATCTGCCCGAGCAGGATCTGGCGTACCTGCCCGAGGGGACGGAGCACTTCGAGGACTACCTGCACGCGGTGAGCTGGGCGCAGGAGTACGCGGCGATGAACCGCGAGCTGATGCTGCGCTCGGTGGTGGAGGCGCTGAAGGCGAGCGGTGAGCTGCCGGAGTTCGAGCTCACGGAGGCGGCGGTGAACTGCCACCACAACTACGTGTCACGCGAGCACCACTACGGGAAGAACGTCCTGGTGACGCGCAAGGGGGCGGTGCGGGCGCGAGAGGGGGACCTGGGGATCATCCCGGGCAGCATGGGGGCGCGCTCGTACATCGTGCGAGGGAAGGGGAACGCGGAGGCGTTCGAGTCGTGCAGCCACGGGGCGGGTCGGGTGATGTCGCGCGAGGCGGCGAAGCGGCGCTTCACGCTGGAGGACCACGCGAAGGCGACGGCGGGCATCGAGTGCCGCAAGGACGCGGAGGTCATCGACGAGACGCCGGGTGCGTACAAGCCGATCGACGCGGTGATGGCGGCGCAGGCGGACCTGGTGGACGTGGTCCACACGCTGCGCCAGGTGGTGTGCGTGAAGGGATGA
- the rtcA gene encoding RNA 3'-terminal phosphate cyclase, protein MIRIDGSKGEGGGQVLRTSLALSLVTGTPFQMVNIRAGRSKPGLLRQHLTAVKAAAAVGDAELEGAELHSKELTFRPRSLKAGEYHFAVGTAGSATLVLQTVLPALLKASGPSMLVLEGGTHNPAAPPFDFLTKAYLPLLRRMGPSVEATLERPGFFPAGGGKFLVGVEPAPLKPLHLPERGAVLRRQATALIAQVPYEVAKRELEAVGRKLGWFPEERKVEEVKNSAGPGNALTLEVESEHVTEVFTAFGERGVRAEDVAETVAEEARVYLEAGVPVGEHLCDQLMLLLALARGGSFRTLPLDGHAQTQIETFAHFLDVKVSVSEVSPLVREVEVRGA, encoded by the coding sequence ATGATTCGCATCGATGGTTCGAAGGGAGAGGGAGGGGGACAGGTGCTGCGCACGTCGCTGGCGCTGTCGCTGGTGACGGGGACGCCCTTCCAGATGGTGAATATCCGAGCGGGACGCTCGAAGCCGGGGCTGCTGCGCCAGCACCTCACCGCCGTGAAGGCGGCGGCGGCCGTGGGAGACGCGGAGTTGGAGGGGGCGGAGCTGCACTCGAAGGAGCTGACGTTCCGGCCGAGGAGCCTGAAGGCGGGGGAGTACCACTTCGCGGTGGGGACGGCGGGGAGCGCGACGCTGGTGCTGCAGACGGTGCTACCGGCGCTGCTGAAGGCGAGCGGGCCGTCGATGCTGGTGCTCGAGGGCGGGACGCACAACCCGGCGGCGCCGCCGTTCGACTTCCTGACGAAGGCGTACCTGCCGCTCCTGAGACGGATGGGGCCGAGCGTGGAGGCCACGCTGGAGCGGCCCGGGTTCTTCCCGGCGGGAGGAGGGAAGTTCCTGGTGGGCGTGGAGCCCGCGCCGCTGAAGCCCCTGCATCTGCCCGAGCGGGGAGCGGTGTTGCGACGTCAGGCGACGGCGCTGATCGCGCAGGTGCCGTACGAGGTGGCGAAGCGGGAACTGGAGGCGGTGGGGCGGAAGCTGGGGTGGTTCCCGGAGGAGCGGAAGGTCGAGGAGGTGAAGAACTCGGCGGGGCCGGGGAACGCGCTGACTCTCGAGGTCGAGAGCGAGCACGTGACCGAGGTGTTCACCGCGTTCGGGGAGCGGGGTGTGCGAGCGGAGGACGTGGCCGAGACGGTGGCGGAGGAGGCGCGGGTCTACCTGGAGGCCGGGGTACCGGTGGGGGAGCACCTGTGTGATCAGCTCATGCTGTTGCTCGCGCTGGCGAGAGGAGGCTCGTTCCGGACCCTGCCCCTGGATGGACATGCACAGACGCAGATTGAAACGTTCGCGCACTTCCTCGACGTGAAGGTTTCCGTCAGCGAGGTGTCGCCGCTGGTGCGCGAGGTGGAGGTCCGGGGGGCGTAA
- a CDS encoding PAS domain S-box protein, with amino-acid sequence MEEQANLEGILQGTSSRGEHLSDRTFRRLFEAVPGLYLVLDPDLIIVAVSDAYLHATMTRREDILGRPIFEAFPDNPDDPHATGTKNLGASLRRVLANKATDTMAVQKYSVRRPASEGGGFEAKYWSPVNSPLLDESGDVSHIIHRVEDVTEYVQLKERGREQRRLTEALESRAHEMEAEIYCRAQELQRTNAQLEHRTRQLEILTTAAQELNSSLQIEDIMRCLVRMSLELVNAAGGTWGRLRSGRMIFTEYLRRQGQNIEPHFIVFEPEVGVPGHVMVTRAPYISNDAAHDPHVPPHLQKAMGFRSLIDLPIFGRSGALLGCFELHDKKDGQPFTREDLELLKGLGASAAVALENARLYEEVQSERRTLDAIVKQMPAGLALVEAPSGRVIYCNQEAERLLGHSLSPVDNPAQGTLHGAVHEDLSAYGPDEYPMVRALRQGETVKDEEMLYRRDDGSFTHLSVTAAPIRDSEGRVIQAVTLFIDISARKAAEAALHDERKWLEALLDRLPVPVALIDPATREFTFRNEEAKRLSFPVPTHLSQVDGVKYFATDGRGRRVSLSELPRVRVASGETFSGVELTWHTPEGSLPLIFNGRLMPALHGRPALAMLVFQDISGLKRVEAELKQSETRFRRLFESNLLGIVFGDIEGGLYDVNEYYARLIGFSREEILTGQVRWDEITPPEELEKDRAAAREMLESPEGVCTPYEKRYVLADGRVVWILLGVAFLDESRFKNVAFVLDITQGKAAEEQLARSLSSEQLAREDAETALTQLRMERELREQFVSALSHDLRTPLTAAKMSAQLIPRQPNLPDKVYSLAARVKLNIDRADQMITDLLDASRIRAGQGLPIVTSPCDLRQVVADTLEDLTTVHGERFSLQGEEGLQGSWDADALRRLTENLCNNAIKYGDPTGRVTVTLSEDGDQVEMSVHNWGRPIPPEEREGLFQHFARTRSAESSGKKGWGIGLTLVRGVAEAHGGCVRVESTQEHGTTFRVRLPKGSRPLH; translated from the coding sequence ATGGAAGAGCAGGCGAACCTGGAAGGGATCCTTCAAGGTACCTCCTCGCGAGGGGAGCATCTCTCCGACCGCACGTTCCGGCGCCTCTTCGAAGCCGTCCCAGGGCTCTACCTGGTCCTGGATCCAGACCTGATCATCGTCGCCGTCAGTGATGCCTATCTGCACGCCACGATGACCCGGCGTGAAGACATCCTGGGCCGGCCCATCTTCGAGGCCTTTCCCGACAATCCGGACGACCCGCATGCCACGGGGACGAAGAACCTGGGCGCTTCCCTGAGGCGCGTCCTGGCGAACAAGGCCACGGATACCATGGCCGTGCAGAAGTACTCCGTCCGCCGGCCCGCGTCGGAGGGAGGCGGATTCGAGGCGAAGTACTGGTCACCGGTCAATTCCCCGCTCCTGGACGAGTCGGGCGACGTCTCCCACATCATCCACCGGGTCGAGGATGTGACCGAATACGTCCAGCTCAAGGAGCGAGGACGCGAGCAGCGCAGGCTCACCGAGGCGCTCGAGAGCCGTGCTCATGAGATGGAAGCGGAGATCTATTGTCGAGCGCAGGAGCTCCAGCGAACCAATGCGCAGCTCGAGCATCGCACCCGGCAGCTCGAAATCCTGACGACCGCCGCTCAGGAGCTCAACTCGAGCCTTCAGATCGAGGACATCATGAGGTGCCTCGTCCGGATGTCCCTGGAGCTCGTCAACGCGGCCGGGGGAACCTGGGGACGCTTGAGGTCCGGCCGCATGATCTTCACCGAATATCTGAGGCGGCAAGGCCAGAACATCGAACCCCATTTCATCGTGTTCGAGCCGGAGGTGGGCGTTCCCGGTCATGTGATGGTCACGAGAGCACCCTATATCTCGAACGATGCGGCCCATGATCCTCACGTCCCTCCGCATCTCCAGAAGGCCATGGGCTTTCGCAGCCTGATCGACCTGCCCATCTTTGGCCGCTCGGGGGCGCTCCTGGGCTGTTTCGAGCTCCACGACAAGAAGGACGGCCAGCCCTTCACCCGCGAGGATCTGGAACTCCTCAAGGGGCTTGGCGCCTCGGCCGCGGTGGCGCTGGAGAACGCGCGCCTCTACGAAGAGGTCCAATCCGAGCGCAGGACGCTGGATGCCATCGTGAAACAGATGCCAGCGGGCCTCGCCCTCGTCGAAGCGCCGTCAGGCCGGGTCATCTATTGCAATCAGGAAGCGGAGCGCCTCCTCGGGCATTCTCTTTCCCCGGTCGACAATCCCGCACAGGGCACCCTTCATGGCGCCGTTCATGAGGACCTCTCTGCCTATGGGCCGGACGAGTACCCGATGGTCCGAGCACTCCGCCAGGGCGAGACCGTCAAGGATGAGGAGATGTTGTACCGAAGGGATGACGGAAGTTTCACGCACCTGTCCGTCACGGCGGCACCCATCCGGGATTCGGAGGGGCGGGTCATCCAGGCCGTCACACTCTTCATCGACATCTCCGCGCGGAAGGCCGCGGAAGCGGCGTTACATGACGAGCGCAAGTGGTTGGAGGCTCTGCTGGATCGCCTCCCCGTGCCCGTGGCGCTGATCGACCCGGCCACCCGGGAGTTCACCTTCAGGAACGAAGAGGCGAAGAGATTGAGTTTCCCCGTCCCGACCCATCTCTCCCAGGTGGATGGCGTGAAGTACTTCGCGACCGATGGGCGGGGCAGGCGGGTTTCCCTCTCGGAGCTGCCGAGAGTCAGGGTCGCCAGTGGCGAGACGTTCTCGGGGGTCGAACTGACCTGGCATACGCCGGAAGGCTCCCTCCCCCTCATCTTCAATGGCAGGCTGATGCCTGCCCTCCATGGGCGCCCCGCGCTGGCGATGCTCGTCTTCCAGGACATCTCGGGGTTGAAGAGAGTCGAGGCGGAGCTCAAGCAGAGCGAGACCCGGTTCAGGCGGCTCTTCGAGTCCAACCTGCTCGGGATCGTCTTCGGCGACATCGAGGGGGGGCTGTACGACGTGAACGAGTACTACGCCCGGCTCATCGGCTTCTCACGAGAGGAGATCCTGACGGGTCAGGTGCGATGGGATGAGATCACGCCGCCGGAGGAACTCGAGAAGGACAGGGCCGCGGCGAGGGAGATGCTCGAATCCCCGGAGGGAGTCTGTACCCCGTACGAGAAGCGATACGTCCTCGCGGATGGTCGCGTGGTGTGGATCCTCCTGGGCGTCGCCTTCCTCGATGAGAGCCGTTTCAAGAACGTCGCCTTCGTCCTCGACATCACCCAGGGCAAGGCGGCCGAGGAGCAGCTCGCGCGGAGCCTCTCCAGTGAGCAACTGGCCAGGGAAGACGCGGAGACCGCTTTGACCCAACTCCGGATGGAGCGGGAGCTGCGCGAACAGTTCGTGTCGGCGCTCAGTCATGATCTGCGGACGCCCCTGACCGCGGCGAAGATGAGCGCCCAGCTGATTCCCCGGCAGCCCAACCTGCCCGACAAGGTCTACTCGCTCGCCGCCAGGGTGAAGCTCAACATCGACCGGGCGGACCAGATGATCACCGACCTCCTGGATGCCAGCCGGATCCGCGCGGGGCAGGGATTGCCGATCGTGACGTCACCCTGCGATCTCCGTCAGGTGGTGGCCGATACGCTGGAGGATCTCACGACCGTTCACGGAGAGCGGTTTTCCCTTCAGGGGGAGGAGGGACTCCAGGGCTCCTGGGATGCCGATGCGCTCCGCAGGCTCACCGAGAACCTCTGCAACAACGCCATCAAGTATGGCGACCCCACCGGCCGGGTGACGGTGACCCTGAGCGAGGACGGCGACCAGGTGGAGATGTCGGTCCACAACTGGGGCAGGCCCATTCCCCCCGAGGAGCGGGAAGGGCTCTTCCAGCACTTCGCCCGCACGAGGAGCGCGGAGAGCAGTGGAAAGAAGGGCTGGGGGATTGGTCTCACGCTGGTGAGGGGCGTCGCCGAAGCGCACGGGGGATGCGTTCGGGTGGAGAGCACCCAGGAGCACGGGACGACCTTCCGGGTGCGTCTCCCCAAGGGCTCGAGGCCTCTTCACTGA
- a CDS encoding type VI immunity family protein: protein MPTPDLESVTADSLDTLEVTDELGQPVARVGLTMTLYLEDPHKASVRQKAAECIDEYILLVREHLRWGVVGEQRPRDISHQPFGPMTDVARALPEAESFEMAATGAEAYHQASHYNLHALLGRHRPFRRLGYVSASLPFRFLLGRPAGFFQQLVHAWCCRLSPFHGYAGLGLLRSMEGSEARAIEPLVFPLVKRFPGLEIEMPHLESRLLSEGIKGVNWLTIVGDPLLEKVGGQKALIQSLGNDFIFHPYPGGLMIQAGPQPEFGDLERNMLPVHYCQLYEVLRPLQAQYDDILMDTPEGVEPEEFTRQWLRRFAGPRRRDSSGR, encoded by the coding sequence TTGCCAACGCCCGATCTCGAAAGTGTCACGGCTGATTCGCTGGATACGTTGGAAGTGACAGACGAATTGGGACAGCCCGTTGCACGGGTTGGTCTCACCATGACTCTATACCTGGAAGACCCCCACAAAGCCAGCGTCCGCCAAAAGGCCGCCGAGTGCATCGATGAGTACATTCTACTCGTTCGTGAGCACTTGCGCTGGGGAGTGGTTGGGGAGCAACGTCCCAGGGACATCAGCCATCAGCCTTTCGGCCCCATGACTGACGTAGCTCGCGCCTTGCCGGAGGCCGAGAGCTTCGAGATGGCGGCGACGGGTGCCGAGGCCTATCATCAAGCAAGTCACTACAATTTACATGCGCTCCTGGGCCGCCACCGTCCATTTCGTCGCCTGGGTTATGTCAGCGCATCCTTGCCCTTCCGTTTCTTGCTCGGGCGCCCCGCTGGCTTCTTTCAGCAGCTTGTCCACGCCTGGTGTTGTAGACTTTCGCCTTTTCACGGCTATGCAGGCCTGGGGCTATTGCGCAGCATGGAAGGCTCGGAGGCTCGCGCGATCGAGCCCCTCGTCTTCCCGTTGGTCAAGCGTTTCCCCGGGCTGGAAATCGAAATGCCTCACCTGGAGTCCAGATTGCTCTCGGAGGGAATCAAAGGCGTGAATTGGCTCACTATCGTGGGGGACCCCCTCCTGGAAAAGGTGGGCGGCCAGAAGGCTCTGATCCAGTCCTTGGGGAATGACTTCATATTTCATCCCTACCCTGGTGGTTTGATGATTCAAGCGGGGCCGCAACCCGAGTTCGGAGATCTGGAGCGGAACATGCTTCCTGTTCATTACTGTCAACTCTATGAAGTCTTGAGGCCCTTGCAGGCTCAGTACGATGATATATTGATGGATACGCCTGAGGGTGTTGAGCCAGAGGAGTTCACCCGGCAATGGTTGCGTCGATTTGCTGGTCCCCGTCGGCGCGATTCGTCAGGACGATGA
- a CDS encoding VRR-NUC domain-containing protein, which translates to MKKLCGIIQGCPDTTAQAKDAARRALVKRLDEELLCAIVCCCEANPSISPSGRNGMQECLKQTLRKADSELNWKSRYKAEIAYNMDAKPHPTPFMHREPKGNDSPGTEPSRYWQARAKEEINEFEGGQGKVRIPDVVIVNDPSRPPDTGNIDRVVEIKFMGDSLSKDREVDYTDIAGGRSRFAVMGSSKTELRNVSSSTKNCDCRKGQKRTAPQEVYAPSVKSVHERLNTPGVDWKSLLETAGWGVVTVLGTAATIALLISPFEGPVGEAAAGAGTTAAAARTGAAARALFQSLFARPALP; encoded by the coding sequence ATGAAGAAACTCTGCGGCATCATCCAGGGCTGCCCTGACACAACGGCGCAAGCAAAAGATGCCGCCAGACGTGCACTCGTCAAAAGGCTTGACGAAGAACTGCTATGCGCGATCGTGTGTTGCTGTGAAGCCAATCCGTCCATCAGCCCTTCCGGGCGGAACGGAATGCAGGAGTGCTTGAAACAGACTCTGAGAAAAGCGGACTCCGAGCTGAATTGGAAGAGCCGATACAAGGCGGAAATCGCCTACAATATGGACGCCAAGCCTCATCCCACGCCATTCATGCACCGTGAGCCGAAGGGCAATGATTCTCCAGGCACGGAGCCTTCCCGTTACTGGCAGGCCCGAGCGAAGGAGGAGATCAATGAATTCGAAGGAGGTCAGGGGAAGGTCCGGATTCCAGATGTCGTCATCGTGAACGATCCTTCTCGTCCACCAGATACTGGAAACATCGACAGGGTCGTGGAAATCAAGTTCATGGGAGACTCGCTGAGCAAGGACCGGGAGGTGGACTACACCGATATAGCGGGCGGGCGCAGCCGGTTTGCCGTGATGGGCTCATCCAAAACGGAACTTCGTAATGTCTCTTCCAGCACGAAGAACTGCGACTGTCGAAAGGGGCAGAAAAGGACCGCGCCTCAGGAAGTCTATGCCCCTTCCGTCAAGAGCGTTCACGAGCGGCTCAATACGCCTGGGGTTGATTGGAAGTCACTACTTGAAACAGCTGGATGGGGAGTGGTGACCGTACTTGGGACCGCGGCAACAATCGCTTTGCTCATTTCTCCCTTCGAGGGTCCCGTGGGGGAGGCCGCCGCGGGAGCAGGTACCACTGCGGCTGCTGCACGGACCGGCGCGGCTGCACGAGCACTCTTCCAATCGCTGTTTGCCAGACCTGCGCTACCATGA
- a CDS encoding response regulator, with amino-acid sequence MAASTPRATVLEPTPSSASADVSPRRRSNRFRPRVLLVESDKDARASLAMGLVGAGFEVLAAPAIEDILGDLGEGRPLPHLVIVPAEATGDGMEGFTLCARLRADARTEHLPVYLLSRHEEPHHRERADAVRADDYLLQPVPPQVLVSLARLKAGRGAFAPAYEAHTLRMPLVQVLHALLCGSRAGRVELRDNEGWLSFRQGHVVDASFDGERGLTAIRRLLFFGSGAYAVSFGEELVEGKPLLNLKIYAALLMPAAERFAALCTLGIPLSARLTVDFKRLADVLKSLPDDVGQVIRLFDGQRTVHTALLECGLPEVTTLEVVTLLYAQGVLVPANLIAEREPVPQSIPPFFEPVLRAEEEEEEPFSEAFESSSPSRAA; translated from the coding sequence ATGGCTGCCAGCACGCCCCGCGCCACAGTCCTCGAGCCCACTCCGTCTTCCGCCTCCGCGGACGTCAGTCCCCGGCGGCGCTCCAACCGTTTCCGTCCGCGCGTCCTGCTCGTCGAGTCCGACAAGGACGCGCGCGCCTCGCTGGCCATGGGTCTGGTCGGCGCCGGCTTCGAGGTGCTCGCCGCCCCGGCCATCGAGGACATCCTCGGGGATCTGGGCGAGGGCCGCCCGTTGCCGCATCTGGTCATCGTCCCCGCCGAGGCCACCGGTGATGGCATGGAGGGCTTCACCCTCTGCGCGCGGCTGCGCGCCGACGCCCGTACCGAGCACCTCCCGGTGTACCTGCTCTCGCGCCACGAGGAGCCCCACCATCGCGAGCGTGCCGACGCCGTGCGCGCCGACGACTACCTCCTCCAGCCCGTGCCCCCGCAGGTGCTGGTGTCGCTCGCCCGGTTGAAGGCCGGCCGCGGAGCCTTCGCTCCCGCCTACGAGGCCCATACCCTCCGCATGCCCCTGGTGCAGGTGCTCCATGCGCTGCTGTGCGGCTCGCGCGCCGGCCGCGTGGAGCTGCGCGACAACGAGGGCTGGCTGTCCTTCCGCCAGGGCCACGTGGTGGACGCCTCCTTCGATGGGGAGCGGGGGCTCACCGCCATCCGACGGCTGCTCTTCTTCGGCTCGGGCGCCTACGCCGTGTCGTTCGGGGAGGAGCTCGTCGAGGGGAAGCCGCTGCTCAACCTGAAGATCTACGCCGCGTTGCTCATGCCGGCCGCCGAGCGTTTCGCGGCCCTGTGCACCCTGGGCATCCCCCTGTCCGCCCGCCTCACCGTGGACTTCAAGCGGCTGGCGGACGTGCTCAAGTCCCTGCCCGACGACGTGGGCCAGGTCATCCGCCTCTTCGATGGTCAGCGCACCGTGCACACCGCCCTGCTGGAGTGCGGCCTGCCGGAGGTCACCACCCTGGAGGTGGTGACGCTCCTGTACGCGCAGGGGGTGCTGGTGCCGGCCAATCTCATCGCCGAGCGCGAGCCGGTGCCCCAGTCCATCCCGCCCTTCTTCGAGCCGGTCCTGCGCGCCGAGGAAGAGGAGGAGGAGCCCTTCTCCGAGGCCTTCGAGTCCTCGAGTCCCTCCCGGGCGGCCTGA
- a CDS encoding YebC/PmpR family DNA-binding transcriptional regulator has translation MSGHNRWSKLKRYKAAMGASKGKLYSKLIKELTVAARLGGGNPEGNARLRVAILAAREANMPNDNIQRAIKKGTGELEGESYEEIVYEGYGPGGVAVIVECLTDNRNRTASDVRSMFSKEGGNLGAEGSVNWMFHKKGVITVKPGPSEDLVMEKAIEAGAEDVLNQGDEGFEVRTAPADLHAVAASLEQAGLKLGEQKWTYIPQNTVRIEGDNARKMLKLMELLEDNDDVQNVHANFEMDEALMESLSA, from the coding sequence ATGTCCGGTCACAATCGATGGTCGAAGCTCAAGCGGTACAAGGCCGCGATGGGTGCGAGCAAGGGCAAGCTCTACTCCAAGCTCATCAAGGAGCTCACCGTCGCGGCGCGGCTGGGCGGGGGCAACCCCGAGGGCAATGCCCGGTTGCGCGTGGCCATCCTCGCGGCGCGCGAGGCGAACATGCCCAACGACAACATCCAGCGCGCCATCAAGAAGGGCACCGGCGAGCTGGAGGGGGAGAGCTACGAGGAGATCGTCTACGAGGGCTACGGCCCCGGGGGCGTGGCGGTGATCGTCGAGTGCCTCACCGACAACCGCAACCGCACCGCCAGTGACGTGCGCTCCATGTTCTCCAAGGAGGGCGGCAACCTGGGCGCCGAAGGCTCGGTGAACTGGATGTTCCACAAGAAGGGCGTCATCACCGTGAAGCCGGGCCCGTCCGAGGATCTGGTGATGGAGAAGGCCATCGAGGCCGGCGCCGAGGACGTGCTCAACCAGGGCGACGAGGGCTTCGAGGTGCGCACCGCACCGGCGGACCTGCACGCGGTGGCCGCGAGCCTGGAGCAGGCGGGCCTGAAGCTGGGCGAGCAGAAGTGGACGTACATTCCGCAGAACACCGTCCGCATCGAGGGCGACAACGCCAGGAAGATGCTCAAGCTGATGGAGCTGCTCGAGGACAACGACGACGTGCAGAACGTGCACGCCAACTTCGAGATGGACGAGGCCCTCATGGAGTCGCTCTCCGCGTAG